GCAGGGAAAGAATATTTAGTTACTCAAAAAGTGCCAATGTACAGTATGAAACATAATTTGTAATAAAATAACATATGTGAATCTTGTAATAATAACTTTGTATGTTGATATGCATTAGCAGGAAAAGAATcttttatcattcaaaaagtagAAATGTACATTATGAAACATAAATTCTAATCAAATAACGTATGAGAAGGTTTTAATAATTAAGAAGTTACAATAATGCATTTGCATTGTAAATAGAAAATTGGGCTATGGTTTTCTATTATAAGGCGTTACCTGCTATGGTCTAATCCTGAAAACTGGTATATGGAAATTGGAGGCTTTGAGATTGGCTCAGGTTGCCTGATGTGTTGCGGGCCTTGCATCCTTCCTTTGAAATCACATGTGGAAAGTATTTGTAAAACAAAAGTTTCAGATGAGAGGGAAAGATGCAGTCATCCACAAGTTTTATGTCGTCTTCTATTTAACTGTGAAATTGTACAGATACATATTTCTGATATTGTGAGATGGAGCTTAATAGTGGTATAGATTGAAACAAATGTTTCATAGCATATATAGAAACTTAGATACTATTATTTCTCTCTcttctatctttgcatataaaaaaaaaaaaggaaaaaaacagaCTAAGCATAGCATTGTTATGTCATACCTGGGTGAGTTGTTTATGTTGCAGCAGTCAGTTTTGAATGGAAGAAACATTTTTGTAACAAAAGCTATCAGAGGACAATACATAGATGCTCTAAGAACGAGATTAATAAAAGCTGCTAGAAATGTTTGAGTAGTGTAAAGTTTAAAACTGATTAGAAATATATTCATTTTAGTTTTAAAAGAGTTAGAAAGTTGATGTTTTGTAGGGAAAAAGAACAGAGTAAGCATAGCATTGTTTTTTTTGTGTATAACTTTGTATAATTGACATTGAGAAGACTTTTTAGCTACAACCAGTGCTAACTTGAAAAGTGAGAAGTGTCCAAGCATGGGTATGTGGTTCTTTGTTAATATGTATCTCTACAACAAAAAGAAGCAATAGAATTAGTTTCTTAAATTTAACATATATACAATTTATGTGCCAAAACAACTGAAGTGGCATGGTAAAGAGAAGTTTGtttattaattgattttatttGAAGATTTGTTAGAATATGCCTTGAAAGAATTACATGGCCACATAAAAAGAAGAGAATGTAAACTATATGTGTTGGGTAGGTATGCATACCTTCAATTTGCAGTAGGAAATCTAGACtgaatgtttgattgagaaggtttgCACTGGAGAGGCAATGTACTGTAGCTGGCGTACAAGGAGGGAAGCTAGTTAAAAGTGACAGAGAGCAATGTTAGAGCAGTAAAAGGTGTCAATAAAGTATGCTTGAAGCCAAAAAAATGTAAATATCATACCTGGGAGAGTTGCTTGTGTTGTTGCAGTAACTTTTGAATTGAAGAGACACTTTTGTAACAAAACTTATCAGAGGTATAATATATAGTTCCTCTAACAATGAGATTGATAAAAGCTGTTACAAATGTTTGAGTTGTATAAAGTTTTAAACTGATTAGAAATATATTCATTTTAGTGTTAAAATACTTAGAAATTTAATTATGGGGTGAGGAACAGATGTTTTGCAATCAAAAAGAACATACTAAGCATAGCATTGTTTTTATTGTGTATAACTTTGTATAATTGACATTGATTAGTATAAAAGTTTGTTAACAGAGTACATTCTAAGCAATAAAAGTGACATATCATACCTGAGATAGCTGTATATGTTGGAGGAGTGAGCAATGTGAATGCGCAATGCATTGCAGCTGTATTATACCTGATATATCTGTAGACAATTATTGAAGCGTGTATAGATAGGAAGACTTGTGTTTGGTGTTCAATGCAGCATGGAGGATGTCTTAGAATGAATGCAATCTAAAATGAACAGCGAGGGAAAAAGAGTTAGTATGAGGGACGATTAAGAAAGTGCATGTTGTGAAGAGGTATGACAATGTAAAATTGTAATTACGTTGTTGAAAGTAGTGGAATGTAAGAAAGATGGTTTTGGAGCAAAAGTTTTTAAGGTGAATAGATATCTGTTTGCGCAGAGAGTAGCTGCAAAcgagtttcttctttctttctaatgGTTGTATAAGGATTATTTTGCAGTTTGGAAAACCTTTCAAAAGAGAATGGTGGTTCGATCCGTATTCCATCAATTGTCTTGACTCTGGAAATAGCTGTGAATGTGAGGCCTTGCTTTTCAGTATTACCTATGTCAATGGTAGCTGTATCTAATGTAAGACCTTGGGATTTGTGAATAGTGATGGCCCAAGACATTGTTAAAGGCACTTGCGTACGCCTACCTCGCGTTATTGGCAAAATGGGTATATCTTTTGGATGTGCTATATCCCATGGAGGACCATTATAATCATTGAATTGGACAACCACATATTTTGGCAAGTCTGGTGGTTTTGTATTGTTTTCATATACAATTTGTTTTATGAGACCAATAGCACCATTAACAAGGCCAACTTTGATCCACAAGTTAGCTATTAACATCACTTGCTGATCAATAGAAAGTAATACTTCCAATGGTAGCTGTTCATTGGTGTCATATTCAGTATTTGTTTGCTTAGCAATTTTAGCTAAACTTAGAGCGACAGGCAAATTTAATTCTTTGAGCATTTTCCTGTTGTGCAAGCGTGCAGATTCATTTGTTGCAAACAAGTGGATTGAAGAGTTGAAATCTTTCTTTTGTTGAATAGTTAATGTTGCATTTGTCTGGCACATTAGAAACTGCCAATCATGTTGGAGTGCTTGAGCGTTTCTTAAGTTGTGAAGAAGTGCTCTGAATTGTTGTTGTCTTATAGATGCACCTTGCTGGCGGAAAATAGTGTCCAATGTTATGACAATAGTAAAAGAATGCCATAAACTGAGGCCTGTAGAGTGTGAAGCATATATAGGTTTATCCATAACAGGGGGAAGCTGAGCAAGATCACCAACAAGAATCATGGACACGCCACCAAAGTTGTCATGTTGTTTGTTAGGGAATGCTTGGCGTAAACGGTTATCTATCTTAAGTAGTAGTTTCGGGCCCAAAAAGCTCATTTCGTCTATCAGAATATATTTGATATGTTTCAATTGCTCTTGCAATGTCATTAATGATTGCCCTGTCAAAGGATGCATTTCTCTTATAGGTATGCGCAACCCTGCATGGATTGTTGTCGCTTGTATATTAAATGCAGCAACTCCTGTTGGTGCTAAAACAAGCAATGGGTTTTCCGTCATAGGTGGAGATATGTTTAATTCTCTTCTAATACAATCTATTAAAAATGATTTACCAGTGCCAGCAGTGCCTTGAACAATCATTCGTAAAGGTGTTGTTGCAGATTGATTATTATGATGTTGTAGAATGATGTTGAGCGCAACTTTTTGCTGAGGTGATagctattttttttttgtgtcttggCTGGAGATTTGCATGCTAGTGTGTTGGGATTTTAGCTTGCTTGTAGCTATGAACTGAAGGGCAGTGGAGTCTAGTTGATCAACCACAACAGTTGCTCCCCAAAAGTGGCTAATATCGTAATCACGACGGCCTAGCATTTGCAGATCATTCTGGACAAAGTTATTTGAAGCTCCCATTTGTGAGAGCTGCTCCCACTCGTACAGATTTGTATCATCTTGATGTTGGGAACCATTATTGTCACTGTCATCTTCGTTTGGAAGGGTGCAATCATCTATAATTTGTTGATTTCCCAAACGGTTGTAATTTGTCTTTTTAaagtttttccaattttttataatTTGTTCCTTTGAAGCTCCTATTTCAGTTGGGATGTCACGGAATGGTTTGTATAGCAGCAATTCAGACAAACAAAAAATCTCAAACTGATTGGTATCTTCATTTGGAGGCTCTGTAAACTGAGGATATACAgtcacaattgcttttttatccctGATGTGCCATTTTGTTTTTTTGCGTTGAGAATTATAGGAAAACCCTTGTGCTGATTGTAgcaaatttgttgcatttaattCAAAAGGGCGCTGCATATAAGCATGGATATAAGTTGTGGAAAGGTCAGCTCCATTATCTGATTTTATGACACGGTGCAGTATTTTTCTGCCAACATTTAGAGAGACAAATTGTCGGCTACAACTTAGAAGAGGCAATTTCTGTaacatatggcaagtttcttgTGCACTGATATCACGGTCTACTACTATGCCCATCATAAATTTCTGATATGTTAATAAAATGCTATCTTCAGATTTACTTGTATTTAGTATTGTTTTCAGCATTTCAATATAGGATTGtgatttgttttctgattttgaagcATACTTTGAAATGTATTGGAGGACAGCTTTTTTTGAAGTGACTGGTTGACAATCGATATTAGCTCTCCATAGTGAAAGCATCCAAGGATTATGAATATTTAAACGATCATCATTCCTTGCAGGTTTATAGCATGGGTTGTTGTCATTGCCAACTGTCAATGTAGACATCTCTTGTTGAACCCATGGAGCTTTGTAACGACATTCAAATGTGGGACCTTTTTTCTTGAGGCATGTTTGTTCTGTACATTTTGTGTGTCTCTGTAAATTATTAAGCAATGCTTCATAATCCAATGCAGCATCCATGGTGAAGATTTTTTTGGTATCAGCTAGGCAAGGGTCATCCATTGCAGTGTAGGGCATTGCATTCATGCGGTCTGCTGCAATGCGAGGGTTCCAAGCAGAAACATATTGGTCGAAGAAAGTTTTTGCCATTTGCACCTCATTATCATCTGTCCAATTAATGGTCTCCATATTTGGTGCTCCAGGGAGCCATAAGAAGCCATGAATATGGCCTGAGCCTCGATGTTGCCATTCATACCTATACCAATGATCCTTTGCTTGGAACAACTTTTGAATAATTTCTTCACGAAATATTGTAAATCTGTTGTGAAGGTATAATGCTGTTATATGTGGATTGCAGATCACATGGTCTGTAAGTTGTTTTCTTGTAAACTGTGTGGTTTGGCCATCATTTTCAAAGAAAAGCCTATGCAAATCAGGCCATTTGGTATCAGCTGAACTTAATGTAAAGAACAGTGTTGGGGGCCCCAATTGGGAGATCATTGCAGCAAGCTCTTTTCTAGATTTACGCCAATATGCACGGGTGCCTCGAAGAGTTGCGCCAAAGCGCAACAATTGGCTAGGCAGCTGATCATCAGGAGTGTTTTGCAATCGACCATGGAGTGCTTCGATAGTGGTTGGGACAGACTCTCCCAAATTAGTTTTAATGAAGATAGCTGCAGATTGTTGCGAACGATGTCTCATAATTAGATTGTAAATATAATACCGGAATCTAACATGCTGCCCAAATCTTTGATCAGCATATCTAAGTAAGTGGAGAGCATATTCATGTAAATAAACATGCTTGATACGTGGCTGTAGTGGAAGTGCAACTCCAGATGGGAAAAGGGTTGGGAATGCCATGCCTAACAAGCCTATTGTATTATATTCATTTATCGGAGACAAGTTTATTTCAGGCCAAGGGATATTATTATTAGTATCAACATCTAACTGCAAGGTTCTCTTAACTGTATCTAGTTCGCGGGGTGGAGGAGGCAGTTTTGGAACAAAAGATGATGACATATTTGCATCATATTCATTGCAATTGTCCAGAAGGTCTTCTGTTGGTGGAATACCTGTTACATCAGTATGCTCTTCTAAAGAGCGTAGCATATTTGATATATCTGTTGTAGTATTAGGAAGCAGGTTGACAGCATCAAAGTCTATGACAACATCATTATAGTACTGGTCATGTTGTATTTTATAGCTCAATGCATCCATAACATGGAATTTATTCACATAACAATCATATTTTGTGCCTTGTATATTACTTCGATGGACAATAAGAACTTCAAGGTCTTTTAGTCTTCGTGGCAAAAGCTTTGCAATTTCTGAAATATCTTGGGGGAAACTTATTGTGTGACCAGAATATTTGTATTGGCCACCTTTTCCATGTCTGACTTGCAAAACAGGAGCAACCCTAGCTATAAGCATCTCTTCTACTTGTGTAAGTTTTTTTAAGACAACAGGTTGCTCGCCTGGGTCTAAGTTATTTGCCAAGGAGAAACGATGAACACCATTTTCAGAAAAGCATCTTGAACAAATAATGGGTTGTTGGTTCCCGCATAGCAGCATTCCAATATATCTTTCCTTACAAATACTACATGTTTGAAGCATGGACAGCGAATCAATGCGATGGCGGAAGGCTTGCAATGCTTGAATGTACTGCACAGAAGAGAAACAATTTGTTGTGCATTGTTGTGTTGTTGTAGGCTGCAATATTGTCTGATGGTGTAGAGGTTGCCTGTTTTGTGTTACATGTTTCTGTTGTAGCTTGCTACTATGCAATGAAGGTTGTTGTATTTGCTCTGATACAATACTGGTCTGGCCAGATGAGAAAGGAAGGCTTTGATTCAAAATAGGCGAATCTGAATTGATCATCTGTGGGGTGTTGCATGGTGGAGGTGTAGGCAAGAGCATTTTGTGTTTCATTCGCTCCAGGCGACGCTTTTTAGAGATTTGTTCTCTATGTTGTGCATAATAGCGACAATTCTGTTCTCTTTTTTTCGCTTTCCTAAGATTGCATCCTTGTGGTGTGTTCTGCATTAATATTTAAGAGAATTTAAATGAACGCAGCATATAAGATGTTGAGTGTGCAAGAAACAACCGGTAAAGATAGTGTCTATGTTGTAATCTATATAGTTACATTTGAAACTTCTGTTTGATGCAATCTTTTAATTGCACATGTTAAATACTTTTGCACAAAGATTAAGCACATGACCATACAGATAACTGTACATGCATTGAGACATGTATGCACATAAAAGAATATGCCTAGAGACAAGGTTCCTTACATATGTAGGTACATAACTTTGAAGAGACACAATGTTGTGTATGTTGATATCTATGCACCGTGAGTGGCTTCCTTTGTGTGAGCATGTTTATAGGTGTGTGGTACTTTGCAGCTATGTCAAAATGTGTTTGTATGGTTTTTCTTTATAAATGTATATACCAATTTTCAtgatatacacatacatgtgtacATATTTCTATACAGAAGCACAAGCACATACATACAATCATTTATGCAGTGGTGCATACATGCACATAAAAAAGATGTTGCAAATGGATTTACTTATGTATGCAGGCACATAACTTTCAAGATATATAAGATTGttcatgtgtatatatatctgtTCTGAATGCCTTCCTTTGTATGTACATGTATAGAGATGCATATATGGTTGTATGTATGTGAGTATGCAGCTGTGGAGGACCATATGTATGCATGTACGTGTATGGAAATATATGTAAATGCACATAGAAATCTATATGTATCTTTGTATATCGTGATACATAAATGGAGATATTTATCTTTATGGATGGCAGTAAAATATTGGAGAGAGCATGTAAGGCAACAAACATTTACATAAATTGAATGAATACAAAGAAGAATACGAAAGTTGTTGGAAGCTCAAAACTTGCATTTTAATTTACAGTTCAACATTAATGAGATGCATAAGGGTGTCTGGACCAAGTATCAAAACGTatctaaaaggattcaaaatattacaataaaagaaaGAGACAGGTCAACAAAATGCTTTgaatatataataacaataaacataaaagaacattgtacaagatattGAGTGTGCAAGAAACAACCGGTAAAGATAGTGTCTATGTTGCAATCTATATAGTTACATTTGAAACTTCTGTTTGATGCAATCTTTGAATTGTACATGTTAAATATTTTTGCACAAAGTTGAAGCACATGACCATACAGATAAGTATACATGCATTGAGACATGTATGCACATAAAAGAATATGGCTAGAGACAAGGTTACTTACATATGTAGGTACATAACTTTCAAGAGACACAATGTTGTGTATGTTCATATCTATTCACCGTGAGTGGCTTCCTTTGTGTGAACATGTTTATAGGTGTGTGGTACTTTGCAGCTATGTCACAATGTGCTTGTATGGTTTTTCTTTATAAATGTATATACCAATTTTCAtgatatacacatacatgtgtacGTATTTCTATACAGAAGCACAAGAACATACATACAATCATTTATGCAGTGGTGCATACATGCACATAAAAAAGATGTTGCAGATGGATTTACTTATGTATGCAGGCACATAACTTTCAAGATATATAAGATTGttcatgtgtatatatatctgtTGTGAATGCCTTCCTTTGTATGTACATGTATAGAGATGCATATATGGTTGTATGTATGTGAGTATGCAGCTGTGGAGgaccatatgtatgcatgtatgtgtatggaaATATATGTAAATGCACATAGAAATCTATATGTATCTTTGTATATCGTGATACATAAATGGAGATATTTATCTTTATGCATGGCGGTAAATATTGGAGAGAACATATAAGGCAACAAACATTTACATAAATTGAATGAATACAAAGAAGAATATGAAAGCTGTTGGAAGGTCAAAACTTGCATTGTAATTTACAGTTCAACATTAATGAGAAGCATAAGTGTGTCTGGACCAAGTATCAAAACGTatctaaaaggattcaaaatattacaataaaagaaaGAGACAGGTCAACAAAATGCTTTgaatatataataacaataaacataaaacaacattgtacAAGATATTGACATTGCAGATTATAATTTGAAATGGGCAGGGAAAGCGTGGTGAAATAGTACAATATAGAAATCATGATTTTGAGATCAGGAAATGTGTTAAAACAACATAGGTTGGAGCTATTGGTTCTTGTTTTAATGTTTGCGTCAATGTGTAATCTGTATGGTTTGTTTCTTATCATATTTGTACAGCATAGTATAAATATAGTTATAAAAAATAAGTGTTTTTGGCAAACATGGTTGTTCAATAATTACATAACATAAAAAGGTACAAAAGTATCTAAGATAATAAGCTGGAAAGAAGGGAAActgcatttgatttttttttgtatgattGGTAGCATGACAGAACAAAAGCAATGTCAAAAACCAAAAGTCCTAGGCAGCCCAAAAAGCACTTTAGATAGTGTCGATATAGACAACGACTGATAATTTAGTTATGTTTGTCAATGACCACTAAAAACTAGGAACAAGCTATATATTGTATGAAGATCAAAAGGCACGTGGAAAGCATCACTATCCAATTGGTTTGGAACTATGCAGTTGTAGTCATCTGAGCAATCTCTGCAAGCAAAAGAGCATTTTCAGCCTGGTAATCAATTCTGGCAACTTTGGTTATCGTCGCTTTGAGCCTGGGTTCTGAATTGTACATGTCTGTTGTAATAGAGAGTGTGAAAACAAAGGAAGACAAAAGGACATGCTTGATAATGGACTGAGGCATTTTTTGTGTAGTCAAATCGTACTGCAGCATGTAAAGCTCCTTGGCAGATATTTGCAGTATATTTGTGCCAACCTCATCAAAGGCAGTAGCCCAAAGAGCCCCTGTATGATCTTGGAGCTTCATCTGCAATAAGTATTTGTAATTGCATTCTGGCACAGCAGTTTGACATCTTGAACAAAACCATTGATTATCACTTTGCTGGGTGCATTTCTTTTTACATTCTTTTCCATTAAATTTCAAAGGGCAGGCTGGATAGCAAAAAGAATCCGTTTTAATGATTCTCACAACAGCCCTAATAGTACTTTCAACTGTTTCAGAGAGAACACTTGTACGCTCTAAAATAGCTGTGATTGTCATCCTACTGTATTGTGAGTTAAGCTGGCCAGCAACACATGATAGCGGTAAAAGGGCATCTGAAATCTTTCCTCTTGACATAAGTGTCTCTGTTTCAGGTATAGAAGGGTTTATATTTAGGGTTGTTGCTGTGGTTGTGTTGACCACCTTTCCATTGAAATAACCAACACGAGCATTTTTGACTGCAAGGACAACAGCTGTTTGGGTTGTGTGCATGCTCTTCAAATCTTCACCTAGCCCTTGCCATGTTTCTCCCCATAAGTTAACATCGATAGTAAAAGCTGAGGCATCATTTATTTTTACAATTCTCTTTGTTACTTCGCTTCCATCCTTCCTGCGAATTAATGAGGGTTCTCCAACAGCAACTACAATACCAATAACATCAACTAAAGTGTTGTTGGTGCAGTATGTAATTTCATTGATTGGTGTGAATTGAGAATTATTTGCTTCACATTCAACAACATCATCACAACGCTTCAATATTGAATTGTTGTCCAAAGTTATCTCAAGATGGCTGTTAAGCTTATTCCATTTAGTGTTAGCTTCTTTAACGCAACCTTTTGACACAGTATAATATGTTCCTGGTTCAACCCTATGATAATGCATTTCTGCTACATCGCCAAAGCAAGTTATCCTAATTTCAGTACCTTCACTATCTATCATGTCAAAGCTAAATACTTGGCCAGTGGACTTTGGTGTACTGTATTGATGCATCTTCCTCTTGTTTGTCACATGCCCCTttattgtccatttattttggAAGGGGTTCAAGGCTTTAATCGGGCTGATATTAACAGAAGATTCGTGCTGCACAGGTGGGAGGTGAATTCCAAATTTAAGGGATCGTTTAGTTGTGGCAGGTGTGTCTCGACCCAACATTTGTTGTTCTTGCTCTTTAAACAGATATCTAGGTTTCCCAAGCAATGGAGAATTGGTAAATTTGACAGCAAGGCTGAATATTATTATAGTCCTGTAAAAAGAGCAAAATAAGAGGTTGAATAAGCTGGATAGTGTGGAAAGGGGGATTTGAAAAGGCAAGAAGAAACCAACATAACATATAGAGGGCCATACCTTGAGTTCCAAACATTTCTACAAGCATAGGCTGTCAATGATAGGATAGTGCCAATCTTTAATGCCTCTGAAAGCAGCAAACCACTATACTTAGGTGGGAGGATCGCCAATTGCATGTGTGTGGCATCAGACAAAACAACCTTATACCGGgcattgtcattttcatcgtctATCAATTTTTCAAAAGACAAAAGCTGAAGCAGTGGAGAGGGGACATCATCCCCAGCGTTGATGCAGAGCAGTGCATGTGGGGTCAATTGTAGATGTTGTTCCACTTCCTACAAGGATaatagaagacaaccaaatagataCACAAGGTCATGTACATTCATACGCATTGGCATGGGCATGACAGCCCTTTTTTTGTTTAAGCTTCCAATTTGTATTACTAGCTATGTGTGTTTTTGTTTACAGGTTTTTTTTTGTGTGCATGGACAGATTATAGATTGATGTATTGGAGCATACAAATGCACAAGGACAATGTAGAGAACATCTATTtcaatctatttatatatataaatacgtAAACAGATGCAAAAAAATAGTTCAAGCAGCGACACATGTTGGTATATGCACTTGCATTGATGGATGAGAAGTCTACGGAAAATTAAAGAACAAATAGAGATATAATCTTTGTAAATAAGATGAATAAGAGAAAACAAATGTATAAACAAGCTCACCGAAGTTTCTGTAGAAGGTTGTTGCGAGGCAGCAGGAGAGGCCATCGGAGATGACATGGTGGCCACTGTGTTTGAGAGATGAGGAATGGGGTTTTGAACGGTGAAATAGTGAGTCTATGTCACAACAATTAAAACAAGCGAATATATTTTAACGGTCAGCACAACTCATATTGTACTTGGGATCAAGAGAAAATCTTCAGTCCAACGAGATCgcaatgaaatttcaaagttaCAATCAGCAATGTATATGTATAGTTTGAAGACAAGCTCTTATCAAGAATACTTGGAATAGGTTTGTCTGCTTTCAAAGAGTTTtagtgaaaggaaaaatagaaaatgcTCTAATCAGTGATAAAACAAGTGCTGCATAGATACAATAAATGCTTTTTAGACTCCAGTAAATTTCTAATTACTTATATATGCACAAATGTTCAATATTTAGGTTTAGTTGACTACATCCGTGTTGGTTACTTCGTGATGTATTTATGACACATTAGTATAGCATATTTGTCTCAAGTGTGTTTTTTGATTCGATGAATTCTCTAAATATGCGTGAAAAAAACAATTATATTCCGACGTGATAAGCTACATTAGATGAAATTAATGAAGTAGAATGAATTTTGTATTTGGTGTTGCGAGCTATTTAAGGCTGCACATTAAATGCGAACAAAGTTAAATTTATTTCATAGCTTCCTAAATGTACGATGTTCAGAGTATTTAGTTGGAGGGCCAGTTTCGTAGCGATCGATGGGTATAATTAATTCACAAATCTTAAGACATGCAATGCTGTccgaatttaaaattaaatggtcAATAAGTGCGTCTTTTGatattctgtatttttttttcactgGAAGACATACGGTTCAACACTACAGAGGTCTAAGTGGCAAATCCCAAAACTCTTAATTccttgtccattcttcttctatagaaatattccttcatggtTTAACTTAAGCAGATTTTCACAATTTAAAACCTGCAATCTTCGGAGTCATAGCCATTTctaagaaggaaaagaaaatggaaGTTTACGAGAACTTGGAGAAGATTGAGCAATTGGAGAAGGAACTTATGGTAAGGTATACAAAGTGAAGGACATTAACACAGGTCAGTTTTTTGCGCTTAAGAAGCTCAAGATCGAGAATAATGATGAGGGAGTTTCTGTCAGCACACTAAGGGAGATATCACTCTTAAGGGCACTTTCTAATAGCCATTACATTGCAAGGTAAGAAATGTATACACCACCTCAATGTAGACTGTGAATTTGCAAAAAAAAGgtacacaaatatttcaaaaaagaTTGTGTATGAGCTTTGGGTTTCACAAACAATGAATTGACTCTGCATTGGATGTTCTATCAGATTGGTTTATCGCAAGCTTTACTTTTTTAGTTGAGAGGGGCGTAACCGACTTGAATAACCATAAAAAAGCTTATGTCAAAACAATGTAGAAGAATTGAAATATGATGTCATCTTACCATCTTAGTGACCTATTATCATGTTTAAGTTCTGTGGTACTGAGTGTTTCTCTAAAATTTAGTGAGCTTAACAGTCATAAGTATCAAGATAACCATCgccaaacaaaataaaataataatcaaacTATGAGAAAATTGGCATAGAAGTTAAACCACAGGGCAATAGTGG
The nucleotide sequence above comes from Cryptomeria japonica chromosome 11, Sugi_1.0, whole genome shotgun sequence. Encoded proteins:
- the LOC131055897 gene encoding replication protein A 70 kDa DNA-binding subunit A-like, yielding MASPAASQQPSTETSEVEQHLQLTPHALLCINAGDDVPSPLLQLLSFEKLIDDENDNARYKVVLSDATHMQLAILPPKYSGLLLSEALKIGTILSLTAYACRNVWNSRTIIIFSLAVKFTNSPLLGKPRYLFKEQEQQMLGRDTPATTKRSLKFGIHLPPVQHESSVNISPIKALNPFQNKWTIKGHVTNKRKMHQYSTPKSTGQVFSFDMIDSEGTEIRITCFGDVAEMHYHRVEPGTYYTVSKGCVKEANTKWNKLNSHLEITLDNNSILKRCDDVVECEANNSQFTPINEITYCTNNTLVDVIGIVVAVGEPSLIRRKDGSEVTKRIVKINDASAFTIDVNLWGETWQGLGEDLKSMHTTQTAVVLAVKNARVGYFNGKVVNTTTATTLNINPSIPETETLMSRGKISDALLPLSCVAGQLNSQYSRMTITAILERTSVLSETVESTIRAVVRIIKTDSFCYPACPLKFNGKECKKKCTQQSDNQWFCSRCQTAVPECNYKYLLQMKLQDHTGALWATAFDEVGTNILQISAKELYMLQYDLTTQKMPQSIIKHVLLSSFVFTLSITTDMYNSEPRLKATITKVARIDYQAENALLLAEIAQMTTTA
- the LOC131029126 gene encoding uncharacterized protein LOC131029126 — encoded protein: MQNTPQGCNLRKAKKREQNCRYYAQHREQISKKRRLERMKHKMLLPTPPPCNTPQMINSDSPILNQSLPFSSGQTSIVSEQIQQPSLHSSKLQQKHVTQNRQPLHHQTILQPTTTQQCTTNCFSSVQYIQALQAFRHRIDSLSMLQTCSICKERYIGMLLCGNQQPIICSRCFSENGVHRFSLANNLDPGEQPVVLKKLTQVEEMLIARVAPVLQVRHGKGGQYKYSGHTISFPQDISEIAKLLPRRLKDLEVLIVHRSNIQGTKYDCYVNKFHVMDALSYKIQHDQYYNDVVIDFDAVNLLPNTTTDISNMLRSLEEHTDVTGIPPTEDLLDNCNEYDANMSSSFVPKLPPPPRELDTVKRTLQLDVDTNNNIPWPEINLSPINEYNTIGLLGMAFPTLFPSGVALPLQPRIKHVYLHEYALHLLRYADQRFGQHVRFRYYIYNLIMRHRSQQSAAIFIKTNLGESVPTTIEALHGRLQNTPDDQLPSQLLRFGATLRGTRAYWRKSRKELAAMISQLGPPTLFFTLSSADTKWPDLHRLFFENDGQTTQFTRKQLTDHVICNPHITALYLHNRFTIFREEIIQKLFQAKDHWYRYEWQHRGSGHIHGFLWLPGAPNMETINWTDDNEVQMAKTFFDQYVSAWNPRIAADRMNAMPYTAMDDPCLADTKKIFTMDAALDYEALLNNLQRHTKCTEQTCLKKKGPTFECRYKAPWVQQEMSTLTVGNDNNPCYKPARNDDRLNIHNPWMLSLWRANIDCQPVTSKKAVLQYISKYASKSENKSQSYIEMLKTILNTSKSEDSILLTYQKFMMGIVVDRDISAQETCHMLQKLPLLSCSRQFVSLNVGRKILHRVIKSDNGADLSTTYIHAYMQRPFELNATNLLQSAQGFSYNSQRKKTKWHIRDKKAIVTVYPQFTEPPNEDTNQFEIFCLSELLLYKPFRDIPTEIGASKEQIIKNWKNFKKTNYNRLGNQQIIDDCTLPNEDDSDNNGSQHQDDTNLYEWEQLSQMGASNNFVQNDLQMLGRRDYDISHFWGATVVVDQLDSTALQFIATSKLKSQHTSMQISSQDTKKK
- the LOC131029117 gene encoding uncharacterized protein LOC131029117, yielding MIVQGTAGTGKSFLIDCIRRELNISPPMTENPLLVLAPTGVAAFNIQATTIHAGLRIPIREMHPLTGQSLMTLQEQLKHIKYILIDEMSFLGPKLLLKIDNRLRQAFPNKQHDNFGGVSMILVGDLAQLPPVMDKPIYASHSTGLSLWHSFTIVITLDTIFRQQGASIRQQQFRALLHNLRNAQALQHDWQFLMCQTNATLTIQQKKDFNSSIHLFATNESARLHNRKMLKELNLPVALSLAKIAKQTNTEYDTNEQLPLEVLLSIDQQVMLIANLWIKVGLVNGAIGLIKQIVYENNTKPPDLPKYVVVQFNDYNGPPWDIAHPKDIPILPITRGRRTQVPLTMSWAITIHKSQGLTLDTATIDIGNTEKQGLTFTAISRVKTIDGIRIEPPFSFERFSKLQNNPYTTIRKKEETRLQLLSAQTDIYSP